Genomic segment of Eupeodes corollae chromosome 2, idEupCoro1.1, whole genome shotgun sequence:
AagccttaaaaagaaaaagttttaccTAAACAtcaagattcaattttgaaGTACTTTACCACCATCGCATTTAAGCTGTAAAaaccttttctatttaaatattggtGTTGTAACTGAGCAGGAGCTATGATACCAATGTGAGTTCCGTCTACACATCCAACTATCCCTGGTAAGCCtgctctttgaaaaaaatagtttctcgCTTCTTGCTTTTCATTAGTGGACATATCTGCATTAATCCAAACTGGGCAGATTCTTGCTTCAAGCAAATTAAGAACTTCGCTTAAAACTACTGAAACTGTAGGTTGGGAGAAACCTAGCTCAAAGTCATTTCCTACACTGTTTTGATAACTTCCACATCCGAGAAATCGTAGTGCGCacgcaagttttaaaattggtggAATTGCAGAACTTTGAGTCGTTTGAAATCCTGAACTTATCTGACTTAAAACATATTGAAATGCGTGTTTGCTAAGCCGAAAGTATAACacaaatctatgaaaaaaaactagttAAATTTTATCCATGTAATTgctaattttattacaaattatctgGTACTTCCAGTGGGTTGGAAGCATCTTTTAAACTTCTCCTCAATCTGCAGATcatgattttttcttctttatttgttacttcttcattttcatcctCGAAAAACAGTTCAACGCTGctaatcatctttatttttatttactttttttttcaaaaaaacaatattcttcaatctgactttataaatatttatgacaatgaatgacatttcactttcaatttttaatgttggcagttttgttttgaaagacgAACTACGGAGTTCGCCATTGGTAATACCACCAAACTTTTAATTCGCCAAAACATTCGACTTTAAGCGAATTTTCGACTCGCGAGTGATAATACGCCCCtatgaaggcggtagacaatttgaagacaaggattacttaattgaagctatccgtgatgcctgggacgagatttcacttgactaaaactttatgattccattccaaaccgtctaatagaggtcatatcgaaaaatggggggcatactcattattaattgagaaaaacttaataaataaatgtttgaaaaccaaaaactgtaaacatttctttcattttttaatctctttaattaatgtagggaaattccaactgttttttctatttaaccccttagttttattactttttttaaagaaaatatctacctactcaaatgtagtaaatttttattggtacgaaatttccagcaggtataaagaacgaaaatcggttgaaaaatatgtggcctcatcctagtgattggcagtgtatatcAAATATTGCAAAACAGCTGTTTCGAACattcataattttctttccCGCTTTCGAAGGGAAAAACAATCTCCCGGGGAATTCAGAATAAGATAATTCTGTTCTCGGGAGAACACATCTCCCAGGGAGAACTTTTCCCAGGGAATATTTAGAATTGGgatgtttgctaaatatttcttttttttgaagcaACAATTATTAACTCAAAGAAAAACACCATCAATTTtcgtattttacatttttattattatctatTAGAAAGGCAGAAACCTTGAAGATTCGATTCACGAATTTAGTCTGCCACTTAATTACATAATActtaatactttaaatttacataatattattattataataaataaaatatataaatgttggATAATCCCTAAAATCGAATGATAAGATATCTTATAGCTTATAATTATGTTTATAACTTCCTACATAAGGattctatctatctattaaCGTAGGTaggttttcttaaatatattttagtttttgtttgtttttatatattttttacataaatatacataattttattaaattctacatCGAGTAAAATAGAACATTATATTTTTACAGttatcatacattttatttaaaaaaaaagaaaaaacttcattTAGTATTTTAGTCAGTAAAGTATCGGgactgtttttgtgtttttaactgttctctctcattttaaaacaataagtttaaaaaaaaacaacaaaaataaatataaagtaaaTATTAACAACTATTAACTGTAATTTAcagctttttcttattttcttagccatgtaattttgaaagtattaCATCTATGTCAAGTGGAAGTTCAGTTGAACTTTTTGCTTCAACCGGTTGCTTCTTTGGATGAGTTGAGGAAGAAACTGTAGACGAAGAAGGCGATGACTTTAAATCGACATTAGTCGTTGATTTAGTTTTGGATCTTGGTTTGTTATCCTTTTCATGGGATTGATTAGGTGAACATGAATCAACGGGTTCTTTTGCACATGACTTGGAGGGGTGTGGAGATTCCTCGGCGGGCGCTTTTGTAGGACTTTGATGTTGAGAGATTATTGTACATTTTTTGTGATCTTTGTTGGAGCGGGTTGTGATGAGCTTTCTgaaattttcaccaaaaaagaaaaccattaaatgaaaaataccaAAAGCAAGCGTCGACTATACTCACTCAGCCTTTTTATCCCGCGAGGCAGCTGCCTTCTGCAATTTGGAAATCTTAAGCGGTGGAACAATTGGAGTGGATGTCAGACTGGGCGGTGAATTAAATCGTTGCTCGGGAGGAGATATTTGGCCTTCCACCTGTCCTGCTGCCGTTTGTGCATCAACTGCTTCAGTGACGGGTTCCGTCTCACAAATCGACATTTTAATTGGTCGCTTTTTTGGAATATTCCGAACGACACTCTTGAGAGTAGTTGGCGGGGAAATCTTTTTAGGGCTgcaggaaaataaaacaaactcctCGGAAGCCTTTACGCAGTGCTTCTCATTTGGATTCAAGAATATATTCAATTCATGAGATTTCTTGGGTGATGTTTGAGTTGGTGGCTCGACCCCATCGGGACCGTTGTAAGTGAAGTGTCGGTATCGCTTCGTATCGGATTCATCGATTAGCGTAAGCTCGCAGAGCTCATAAGGATCGTCTTCGTCTTCATCCTCATCATCTTCAGCAACAACACTGTCACTGCAAGGAGGGACAGTTTCGAGGGATTTGATAGTCTCTGGAGAAGATTTAAGCGAATTCGGTTTGAGTACATTTTCATGGACTGCTGCCTCTGGTTCCGCTAGTTCGTCCCTGGGCGGATCGATCTTCTCCATTTTCATTTCGAATGGCATAATAAGTGGTTTGAGAACTGGAACTGGGTCCGTAACTAAAACAGTTTGGTTCTTTTTGGATGTTTTTGGCGTCGGTTTGACATTCTTCTTAGGAGCCGTCGTTGGAGGCGTTGCTACTCCATTGTTTCTCTTCGACGCGGTTGAGAAATTCTCAAGGGCTTTTGGCATTCGAACGGCTCGAGATGATTGCCTCACGGTGGAAGGACGTTTGGGTGACGATTTCGATTGattcaattttttcgaattgaGTGCAGTTTTTTTGGTAGTTTTCGCTAAAGACGAAGGTTTGATGTTTACTTTGACTTTGATCTTGCTTTTTGCCTTCGTCGTCGACTCCTTTGGCGCCACCTTCTTTTGGGCTTGGGCTTTCAAAGCCTTTGCCGAAGTGCTCGCAACGACTAAGGAAGACTTAATCGCCTTACCCTCAGGTGTCTTCTTTTTCGCAGACAAAAGATTCAAGGCTGTGAGGACATCAATTTTCTCATTACTCGGTCCGGGCGGTGAGTTCTCCAGAATATCCACTTCGGTGATTTTGAGGGGCGTCATAACTTTCATCACTTTCTTCTCTTTCGTCGTCACCGTCGACATGACGTACTGATTTCGAATTGTGGTTATTTTCGATTTGGCCGTCGTCGAATGGATGGATGACTTGGACTTGGGTGAGTGAGGCTTGATCACTACGGGGGGAACATAAATCGGTCGAGAGGGTTTCTTCAGATCTGTGGACAATTTCGCCTTCATTCGTTGCTTTTTCAATTCCAAATCCGAGAGTTGCTTCTGGCGGATGACTTTGCTTTGGATATCCTCGATGACGACCATTGGCGGTTTTGGAGGAGCAGGAGAAGGGTCAGCCTTTTTGGGCGTCAGCCAACTTCTCACAGGATACCGCACTTCCCACTCGTTATTCACTAGTTGTGAATTCGCTGCCAAGGGATCGTCCGCTGTTGCAGCAGCAACCTTTTCCGGTACGTCTTTGCTCCAGTCATCATCCTCGGTGCTACTTATCTCCGAGAGATTGTCCATATTGACCAGAGAAGCACTGCTAAGATTCTTTGGCTTTGGTGATGATGGCgccgatgacgatgatgaggaagacgacgatgacgatgaggacGAGGATGAAGATGACGAAGTTGTGGAGAGGGCTGACGTAGGAAGTTCATCTTCTTCGTCGTCAGTAAGTTCTGGCAAGCCAGCTGCAAGGGTATAATGCAGATCGACAGGAGCTTGGACTGCATCTTCGTCCACAAACGACTTCACTCGACTCAGAACCACAGGTTCACAGGGAATCTTCTGCTCGACCAGATCCGAGCATTTGTTTGGAGTGACAATCGGCGTCTCATCGGTCTTTCGCTTCTGGGCCGAATCCCGAAGTTGTTTGTCGATTATTTTGTCCAGATCATCCGACTCATCGGGTCTGTAGTATGAGCCGCCCGAGGAATAATCCGTTGGTATTTGATGGGTTAAACTTCGCGGCGTGTCTTTGGGAAAGGGCGTCAGTGTGCAACCGGGAGTGATGGCAAATTGGGGAGTCAAGATGTTGCTGTTCTTGACTTCGGAGAAATTTCTAAATGAATCAATCATCTTGAAGACGGGGGTGTCTAGGGAAGACGGAACCAGTCCGGGTGTTGGCGGTGGAACCAATAGTTGCTCGTCTAACGCCTTGAAGGGCGTGTCTAGTAGGCAGGCTATATTAGCAGTTCGTTTCTCACGTTCTTCTTCTAGTTTGACAATTGGATGATatgttggtggtggtggtgctgCTACTCCTGCTACTGCTACCGATGGCTGAATGAAAGTCACCACACTTTCGGCGGCTTCTTTGGCAACTTTCAATTTTGCGGGGGATTTTTTGGTAGTTGGACTTTTTTTCGTCACCTTTTTCGCAGATTTTGTGGCAGTTTCTGTCTTGCTGTTAGGCGTGGGGATCTTAATGTTGTAGACCGATTTATTCACGAGGTCTTGCTttcgtttcttcttcttcatcgcTGTTGTACTCGGGGCTAGGGAAGCGGCCACGGCGGCGTCGGTtggacttttttctttcttgttcttgttctttGTGGTGGTCGATTTTGATTGGGCCTTCGAGGCCGCCAACTTGGCTGCCTGGGTTTTCTCCTTGGCTGCTTTAAGCCGCGTCTTTGACCTTGTGCTGTTTGTGGCTTGTGTATTTTTCCCACCAGGCGATAGGATTTTTCGCTTTTTCCTCTTGGGTGGATTCCGCCGGGATGGTTTTGGAAGTTCGGCATTGACTTGCCGCAAATATGTGTCGAAGTTCGATTGGGTTGTTTCTCTCATTCGCTTCCATTCTTTCAATTGCATTTGACTTATGAGAATTTTATTTGCTAGTTTCTCGTCACTGTCTTCTACTTCCTCGTTTTCTTGTTGTGAAGGTGATTGCACCTTGGTCTTTGCTGTGCCTTCTTCGTTTTCCTTGGAGAGGACTCGCTtgacggtccttgatctttccTTTCGCTTCGGAGTGTCTTGAAGGTCTTTCTGGATGACAGTTTGATTGCTGACACTGTTGGAATTCTCCGATTCTAATTCGGGAATCACTTCGATGCGTGAAGCAATTTCGACGTTGTTAACGATAGTTACTTCATCCTCACGGGTAGATGTGGTGGCCACCTCCTTGTCTATAATTGCAGCTCCAGGGGCAGGAGCAGGAGCAGGAGCTGGAGCTATTCGCTTTAGAAGCTGCTTCCCAGTAGGCATAGGGGAGAAACTCAGTGTCCTTACGTGAGACTTCTTCCTGGGTGTAGACAAACTCTTGAAGCTCCTTGCATTCAAAATACCCGTCGATGGGGTTGTTCCATGTTGTGGTATTTCGGCACCTATGTTGCTTTCACTTGGCGGCATGGTTGATATCGCCTTGGGAGGAATTTCGACCTTCTGTGAGCTTCTCAGAATCACGGCATTTGCGGGCATTTGATCGGCAGATAGAATCAAAGGTTCCGCCAGTGGAATCTCAATGCGAGAAGTGTCTAGATTAATGTCACCCTGCAGCTGTTGTATGAGCTCATTGTTTATGAAGAATGGGAGATTCAGGAGGCCATCGCTGGAGAGGATCAGCGGACACGTCAGTTGACCGGTGGAATGGTCAAAGTACACCTGGTTGTCCAGGGTGCTTGTGTTGATTATTTGACTGCCATCGGCATTGTTTCCCATGACTGGGTCGTGTGGATGGTTTTTCTGGGCGCTTTCATTcgaattcaaaacaattaaattggaTATGGAGAAATTCGGATCGATCAACGACCCGAATGATGTGTTATTGTTGATGTTAACACCGGGAATGGGTGGTGGTGGTGCTATTACGGAGTCAGGTTGGACCGTTTGTTGTTGGGATGGCGGCTGTTTTGGCGGTTCTTCTTCTTCCAGTGGTTGCTCTATCTCCGAAATGTCATTCGATGGATCATTGGGAAAAACTTGAGCAGCTaaagtgaaacaaattttaggaatttgattaattttaactttactgTTAACTTACAAACAACTCGTTTAAGGAACTCATCAAATATTGGATCAACTTCAGTTGCTTCTGTGGCGTTTTTTACAACTGTTTCCAATTCGTCCATCAAATAGTTGTCCCCTGCTCTCTCTTCGGAGGTCGATGGCGGGCATGTTGAGCTCTGCAAGGCTTTATTGATATTTCTAACAAGTTTCTCTTGAAATTCTTGGTTATCAAGCAGCGCTTGCGATATGTCCTGTAactgttttaagaattttagttttataaatagaataGTTACATGGATAGAAATAAATACTTACTGGAACCGAAGTTAAGGCCAAATCTTCTTCTGAATTGGAATTTAATAACCGTGGGGTTGATGTGGAGTGTTGTGTTATGCTGGGTAGTTTGAAAGTCTCCGCAGGTTCGTCCTCGACATCAGCATCGGCATCCTCGTCATCTACATCGTCATCAACGGAATCATTACAAAATTCCGATTGACTTAGAATTTCAATGTCTTTTGGGTTGGTGGTTTTTTTCTTGATTGGCATTGAAGGTCGTGACATTCGAGGACGTTTGATTACGGTCGCTGGTGGAAGCATACTATCGTCATTTGCAAATTGAATATCACAATCTGTGCTTCCCGTTGATattctattaaacaaaaacaaatatttttatgaaagtttaagtggaaaaattgaaaaattaaaccaaCCTTTTACGCTTATTTGCTGCTGaagtgttttctttgttttcattaattagGGGAGATGAATGAGTGTGGTGATGATGAATCAAGGAACTTACTTTTGCTGATAGATTCTTTTGCTGCAAATTATCTCGCACAGACAGCGGCATTAATTCAATTGCCTTGTCCactaaaagattcaaaaaaaaaaaaaggaaaagttaaATATGAATAAgtctgaattattttaaatagatttttgataTCCTTGGAAGTTCTTCAGAGGACTATTCTTAATTGAAATTGTTAGAGTTTTACTCACAAAGACGATTTGATACAATCCCCTTTCATTTGGTAAACTGTAAGAAATTAAACTTAAAGAGAGAATAAACTTGGTTATTTATCCGCTTGAGGTCTTATGAAAATTTTAACTTGAAAAGCCTTACAATTTTAGTTCTGATATAAAATTCCACAAACCGACAAGGATTCGACAATCCTGGGTTTTCTACAGCAGAAAATATTAAGTAATTATTCAACGACGCACACGGTTTCACGTCATTTTCGAAACACTTGTTCCAACACTTCTATGAATGTTATGAATgaattaaagaggagataccgatgcacattagtcttaaagttttgaatatcaaaattatagggaaaaacagagctgggtaaagcattccacattctcgatgtgcggttaaaaaaagaatctctatacttgacagtacttccgaaattgagctcaaggttaaactgatgtgcattcctagaaatacgagtattacggctgaactgTTTTaagggggaatgcaactggctaattcgatagaacactgtttataaaaatattaatttattattaattttgcaaGAGGGAATTACATTGAACTTAATAATTACATATCTTCATTAGACTGGTCATATATTCTTTCTGGAACACAAATTGATCTTATTTATGAAAACTTTTTACAATTCATGTacgattgtttttttgaaattcgttcCACAAATTCGTAAgaaatctgtttttaaattacCTTGGGATAACCATAGACtaagaaatctaaaaaatgtaaaaaaaataaatctttcaaaaaatttaaaacaacgaaATCTGAAATTGATAGACACCGATATTGTCAGTTACGTCGTGAATATGATTTTCATAATAGATTTCTGTATAAACAATATATGATTAATATTCAATCGCAAATTACAAGAAATCCAAAGGCATTTTGGgcatttataaattcaaaaaaaacaaaattctggaGTATTTACTAATATGGAATATAATAATCAAATCTCTTCTAATTTAGCTTCTACATGTGACTTATTTGCTTCCTTTTTTGAGACTGTGTATGAAGATCATTTTACAGCATTTATTCCTAATACAGAAGAtgaagaaatatcgttttcaaacaTGAATTTGGGTAATCTGTTCTTGTCTTTTGAAGATATAATGGAaggaattttaaaactaaatccaAGTTTGAATGCGGGTCCGGATGGTATTCCTtcttttgtaatcaaaaaatgtttatttgatttgatttgatttgtttatttagcaATATTTTAGCTATTTACAACTtactattaataataaataataaaattaaacttatacaTATGCATATCTATTTCTTACAAAGTGtacaacttttttcttaaatattttcaaatttgtttctgttttcaaaTCATTTGGAAGCCCGTTAAACAATTTAAGGCCATTATGTGTAAGCATATTTTGTGCTGATCGAGTTCTAAAATGTGGAAGACGAAAATCTGATCTATTTCTTACATTATGACTATGTACATTACTAACATAATTGATTTTATCACACAAGTAACTGGGAAGcattccatttttcattttaaaaacatagacTAACACATTCATAATGGTTCTCTGATTTATACTAAGCCATTTTAACATACTTAACATACTTGCAATTGGTGTTAACCAAtggcattttaaaattatcctcattgctttattttgtaatttttgcaatCTATCTATCATCGTTATATTACCAAGATAAATTATGGTCGAGCAGTATTCAAAATGGGGCTTAATTATTGTATTATACACATTTATTGCACATAAAGTCGACATTCTTTTTCTAATTCTTGAAAAGAAACCAatcttttttccaattttctttgATATATAGTCAATGTGTGTATTAAATTCCAACTTATTATCAAACATAATTccaagatattttatattttctacaaCTTCTAACACCTggttatcaattttaatttcagtctCTGATTCTCcattaatatacatacattttgtttttcccaCGTTTAAGCTTAATTTATTCATATGAAACCATTTGTTTAGCtccattaaatcaaaattaacctTTTCAATACATTCTTCAATGCttttaccaacaaaatataatagaCCATCATCGgcaaacagttttaaaaatgaatatctaACAACCCTAGGCATTTCattaacataaattataaataataatgttcCCAACACCGACCCTTGCGGAACACCTAAATTAACATTAATCGATTCGGATACAGCTTCTTCCACCTTAGTTCTTTGCGTACGCCTCTGCAGATATGATTGAAACCAGCtcagttctttatttttcactccatatttgtaaagtttttttaatagaatttctCTGTCCAAAGTTTCAAAGGCTCTCCTCAGGTCAATAAACACGGcaactattttcattttctgatgTACTGCTGTCTTCCAGTCAGCAATAATAAGATTGATCAGAGATTCACAGCTGTGTCCCTCTCTGAACCCTGATTGGCTTTCCACAAACAACTGGCTTTCTTCCATGTATTTTTGAAGTTgcttttgaacaattttttccaaaatttttccaTCATTTGGCAACATATTTACTGGACGATATTCTTCAGGATACAACGGGTTATTGACTTTAGCGATAGGAACCACCATTGACTCCTTCCAGCAATCTGGGAAAATACCTTCTCTTAGAGATTCATTTACTAATCTGCACAAACCGTCACCAACTATGTGGAATGAATCACTTATCATATTAACAGACAACATATTtgcatcttttttatttttcatatttttgataaaagtctTTAACTCAATAAAAGTAACAAACTCAAACCTAAATGTTTTATCATTGTCTTCAATGTAATCataataagaaacatttggaattagtttattgatttcaataacACTCTTGACGAAAAAATGGTTAAGTTTTTCCGCTAGCTGGTATTTGTCGTCCACTATTACGTTAtcaaaattaatacttttaatagaactcttcttttgatttaacaCTAGGGATTTAATTATGCGCCACATTGACTTTTGGTCTTTTGCACCCTGAACTTTATTcgaaacatatttatttttggcttTATTTATTTCTGCTTTAAACCTGTTACGCGCGACTCTATAATTTTGCCAATCATTAGCTGTATTTGACCAAATGGCctgattatattttaaaattttagtgtCTCTCATTCTTTTCAGCTCATTACTGTACCATTCGTTTCTATCAGTAGCATTAACAGTCTTTGTAATTTTAAGGGAATCAACCGCGTAAGCTGTCATATTACAAAAGTTATCCCCCATAATATTAACGTTATCACAGTTAAAGatattattcaataaataaatgttccCGATTAGATTATCACAGAATGAAGACTTGCTGTATTTCAgaatttgtatttgcttttttacGTTTTTCACTTTGTCTCTTGTTTCTATTGTTATTTCTATGCTTTCATGATCacttattttccattttttaactACCTCAGCGTGAACTCTAAAACTGTTTGTAACGACGTAATCAAGTAAAGTACGAGATGTAGGAGTTATTCTTGTTGGTTCGGATATTAACTG
This window contains:
- the LOC129944207 gene encoding putative nuclease HARBI1 isoform X2, with the translated sequence MISSVELFFEDENEEVTNKEEKIMICRLRRSLKDASNPLEVPDNLFVLYFRLSKHAFQYVLSQISSGFQTTQSSAIPPILKLACALRFLGCGSYQNSVGNDFELGFSQPTVSVVLSEVLNLLEARICPVWINADMSTNEKQEARNYFFQRAGLPGIVGCVDGTHIGIIAPAQLQHQYLNRKGFYSLNAMACDNNGVIRFIDARYPGSTHDSFVWNHSALKDLLERWWINGERSRYLGDSGYPVLPYLIVPFRNASSGSREGLFNKKHAKARNIIERTIGVLKSRFRLVLNERKLH
- the LOC129944208 gene encoding uncharacterized protein LOC129944208; the protein is METVFLNSDIARMVLGYLRKQRLDKAAEVFCKTSPFLEKEYEVLKQGYRLFGFKEDLLETIIKEYCKITTKVDKAIELMPLSVRDNLQQKNLSAKVSSLIHHHHTHSSPLINENKENTSAANKRKRISTGSTDCDIQFANDDSMLPPATVIKRPRMSRPSMPIKKKTTNPKDIEILSQSEFCNDSVDDDVDDEDADADVEDEPAETFKLPSITQHSTSTPRLLNSNSEEDLALTSVPLQDISQALLDNQEFQEKLVRNINKALQSSTCPPSTSEERAGDNYLMDELETVVKNATEATEVDPIFDEFLKRVVSAQVFPNDPSNDISEIEQPLEEEEPPKQPPSQQQTVQPDSVIAPPPPIPGVNINNNTSFGSLIDPNFSISNLIVLNSNESAQKNHPHDPVMGNNADGSQIINTSTLDNQVYFDHSTGQLTCPLILSSDGLLNLPFFINNELIQQLQGDINLDTSRIEIPLAEPLILSADQMPANAVILRSSQKVEIPPKAISTMPPSESNIGAEIPQHGTTPSTGILNARSFKSLSTPRKKSHVRTLSFSPMPTGKQLLKRIAPAPAPAPAPGAAIIDKEVATTSTREDEVTIVNNVEIASRIEVIPELESENSNSVSNQTVIQKDLQDTPKRKERSRTVKRVLSKENEEGTAKTKVQSPSQQENEEVEDSDEKLANKILISQMQLKEWKRMRETTQSNFDTYLRQVNAELPKPSRRNPPKRKKRKILSPGGKNTQATNSTRSKTRLKAAKEKTQAAKLAASKAQSKSTTTKNKNKKEKSPTDAAVAASLAPSTTAMKKKKRKQDLVNKSVYNIKIPTPNSKTETATKSAKKVTKKSPTTKKSPAKLKVAKEAAESVVTFIQPSVAVAGVAAPPPPTYHPIVKLEEEREKRTANIACLLDTPFKALDEQLLVPPPTPGLVPSSLDTPVFKMIDSFRNFSEVKNSNILTPQFAITPGCTLTPFPKDTPRSLTHQIPTDYSSGGSYYRPDESDDLDKIIDKQLRDSAQKRKTDETPIVTPNKCSDLVEQKIPCEPVVLSRVKSFVDEDAVQAPVDLHYTLAAGLPELTDDEEDELPTSALSTTSSSSSSSSSSSSSSSSSSSAPSSPKPKNLSSASLVNMDNLSEISSTEDDDWSKDVPEKVAAATADDPLAANSQLVNNEWEVRYPVRSWLTPKKADPSPAPPKPPMVVIEDIQSKVIRQKQLSDLELKKQRMKAKLSTDLKKPSRPIYVPPVVIKPHSPKSKSSIHSTTAKSKITTIRNQYVMSTVTTKEKKVMKVMTPLKITEVDILENSPPGPSNEKIDVLTALNLLSAKKKTPEGKAIKSSLVVASTSAKALKAQAQKKVAPKESTTKAKSKIKVKVNIKPSSLAKTTKKTALNSKKLNQSKSSPKRPSTVRQSSRAVRMPKALENFSTASKRNNGVATPPTTAPKKNVKPTPKTSKKNQTVLVTDPVPVLKPLIMPFEMKMEKIDPPRDELAEPEAAVHENVLKPNSLKSSPETIKSLETVPPCSDSVVAEDDEDEDEDDPYELCELTLIDESDTKRYRHFTYNGPDGVEPPTQTSPKKSHELNIFLNPNEKHCVKASEEFVLFSCSPKKISPPTTLKSVVRNIPKKRPIKMSICETEPVTEAVDAQTAAGQVEGQISPPEQRFNSPPSLTSTPIVPPLKISKLQKAAASRDKKAEKLITTRSNKDHKKCTIISQHQSPTKAPAEESPHPSKSCAKEPVDSCSPNQSHEKDNKPRSKTKSTTNVDLKSSPSSSTVSSSTHPKKQPVEAKSSTELPLDIDVILSKLHG
- the LOC129944207 gene encoding putative nuclease HARBI1 isoform X1, whose product is MISSVELFFEDENEEVTNKEEKIMICRLRRSLKDASNPLEVPDNLFVLYFRLSKHAFQYVLSQISSGFQTTQSSAIPPILKLACALRFLGCGSYQNSVGNDFELGFSQPTVSVVLSEVLNLLEARICPVWINADMSTNEKQEARNYFFQRAGLPGIVGCVDGTHIGIIAPAQLQHQYLNRKGFYSLNAMVACDNNGVIRFIDARYPGSTHDSFVWNHSALKDLLERWWINGERSRYLGDSGYPVLPYLIVPFRNASSGSREGLFNKKHAKARNIIERTIGVLKSRFRLVLNERKLH